Proteins encoded by one window of Flavobacterium sp. N502540:
- a CDS encoding SRPBCC family protein, which translates to MKILKYLFLLLLLSLVALTVFVATQKGIFSVERSKVINSPKATVYNYLNDFRNYEDFESWSVEDPTMKMTFPNKTVGNGASFYWTGSEGNGNAITLKTKDGESIQQKMKYDGTEADVNWTFKDTLAGKTKVTWKASGTMSFLFKVYAALNGGSDKVIGTIYEKSLANIDKNLDYETKTYAIKVNGLVRKTETPYIRQTFTSEIGKVGKNAKIVIPKLIEFSKNNGLATNGKPFIIYHTYDITTGLAKISICLPTSREIVTTSGSDISGGKLNGFEAVKTTLKGDYSHLNEAFKKTTAFINNEKITPDLSWSHLEILTMSKLDVKSPSKLMTEIYYPIKPKVVPVAKVPVYRPATTDPAVAKPVETPKKPAEEEQSEF; encoded by the coding sequence ATGAAGATTCTTAAATATTTATTCCTACTACTATTATTAAGCCTTGTTGCCCTTACCGTTTTTGTTGCCACACAAAAAGGAATCTTTTCTGTGGAAAGAAGCAAAGTGATCAATTCACCAAAAGCTACGGTATACAATTACCTTAATGATTTTAGAAATTATGAAGATTTTGAATCCTGGTCTGTTGAAGATCCTACGATGAAGATGACCTTTCCTAACAAAACAGTCGGAAATGGAGCTTCTTTTTATTGGACTGGATCTGAAGGAAATGGAAACGCAATCACTCTAAAAACAAAAGACGGAGAAAGCATACAGCAAAAAATGAAGTATGACGGAACCGAAGCCGATGTAAACTGGACTTTTAAAGATACGTTGGCCGGAAAAACAAAAGTAACCTGGAAAGCATCCGGAACGATGAGTTTTTTGTTTAAAGTTTACGCCGCTCTAAACGGAGGCTCGGACAAAGTAATTGGAACTATCTACGAAAAAAGTCTTGCCAATATTGACAAAAACTTAGATTACGAAACAAAAACATACGCTATAAAAGTTAACGGATTAGTAAGAAAGACTGAAACTCCTTATATCAGACAAACCTTTACGAGTGAAATTGGAAAAGTTGGCAAAAATGCCAAAATCGTTATTCCAAAACTGATCGAATTCAGTAAAAACAATGGGTTAGCCACGAATGGAAAACCATTTATTATTTACCATACTTACGACATTACAACAGGACTGGCAAAAATCTCAATCTGTTTGCCTACGAGCCGAGAAATCGTAACTACTTCCGGAAGCGATATTTCAGGAGGAAAACTAAACGGATTTGAAGCGGTAAAAACCACTTTAAAAGGTGATTATTCGCATCTTAACGAAGCATTTAAAAAAACAACTGCTTTTATCAACAACGAAAAAATCACTCCTGATTTAAGCTGGTCACATCTTGAAATCCTAACCATGAGCAAACTGGATGTAAAAAGTCCGTCTAAGTTAATGACTGAAATTTACTACCCAATAAAACCAAAAGTAGTTCCGGTAGCTAAAGTTCCTGTTTACAGACCAGCCACTACCGATCC